Genomic window (Candidatus Krumholzibacteriota bacterium):
CTGGTAGTACCGGAGGCCGATGTAGTAGATCTCCTCGGTCGCCTCGCCGCGGAGGCCGACGTGGTTCTCGACCCTGATGTTCAGCGTGTTGTACCCCGGCTCGAGCCCCTCGAAGAGGAAGCCGAATTCCTCGCGCGATTCGTCCCACGCGCGGTCGGAAGGGTTGAGGTCCTCGGTGATGCCGTTGTTGATCCAGTACCACCCGCGGGCGAGCCGGGGCGCGTAGTGGAGGCGCAGCACCCCGCGGCCTTCCCAGTCCTCGGGATTCTCGTTCTCGACGGGATCGTTCCAGGCGCGCGCCGCCACGACGTAGTTGCCCGTGTAGATCGTGTCCTTGGGAATGCCGGGGATGTCGAGGTACTGGACCGTGGGCGCGATCTCGTAGAGGTCGACGATCGAGTTCTCGTTCTCGTCCCACAGGCCGATCTGGCCCGCCGTGTACATGCAGATGGGCAGCGGCCGCGTGATCGGGCGGTTGTTCATGATGCAGGGAAGCTGCTCGGAGAGCGGGTTGTCGTAGCAGCTGTGCGCGTTGTTGTTGGCGATGGCGAGGTAGCCCCCCGGCTGGCCGCAGTTGCCGAACTGCATCTCGTACTCGTCGAGCGCCCAGAAGGTGTGCCCCATCTCGTGGTCGAAGACGTGGGAGAAGCCGTCGCCGCTGCCGAAGCGGCAGGCGGGGTACGGCACGAGGAGATAGGGACCGCCGAGATAGGAGTACGCGACGTAGTTCGCCTGTTCGTGCTGCCAGCAGCCCGACGTGGAGGCGTCGACGACGACCGCGGTGAAGGCCCAGTCCGTGCCGTGCGCGTTCCTTGTGGCCTCGTTGAGCAGGTGGGCGTTGCCGTAGGCGCCGTACATGGGATCCATCCCGAGGGAAGCGAAGACCTCGCCGATCCAGATATGGTCATCGCCCATGTTCCCCTGGACGATCGGCTCCCACGTCGTTCCGGCTCGCACGTAGTCGGCATAGAGGATCGTGAACTCGACGCCCCCCGCCCAGTTCGCCTTCTGCTGGTAGTCGTCGAGCCCGTTCGAGATGGCGAGGAGCGCGTCGGCGATCTCCTGGTCGGTCCAGTTCTCGATCGGCCCGTCGCTCTCCGCGAAGATCACGTTGACGACGACCGAGCCGATGAGGAACTCGCTGTTCTGGTCGGGGGCGCGCGAACGCATCTCGCCGGCGGAGAGACGATTCGGCCCCGCGATCTTCGGATCGAAGCGGGCGATCTCGGCGGGGTCGGGACGGCGGATGTCGTTCGAGAGCATGCGCCGGACGTAGTCGGGATCGATGTCGAGCGGCGCGGCGGAGGCGGGAGGCGCGAGACGGCCTGCGAGCAGTCGATGGGTGATGGCATCGAGCCCCGCGCCGGCGAGGCCCTCCGGCGTCCGTTCGACGCGGACGGGCAGTCCGGCGAAGGCCGACTCGATCCCGGCCGGGGCATGCGCCAGCGCCGCCGAGGGCGGGAAGAGCTGGATGCCGGCCCCCTCGCGCTCGAGGATCGCGCGCACGCGGGCAAACAGGTCGGCGTCGCCGTTCTCGACGATGACGACGACCGGCTCGAGCCCCCGGTCCGAGAAGACGCCAGCGACGGCGACGGCGGGCAGCACGATGCACAAAACGATCGGGATGATGCTCGACAGTCTCTTCACCGCGTATCTCCTTGTGATGTTGACCCCACATGGAAAAATACGGCCGCGGAGGCCGTACTGCAAACCGAATTATCGCCTGAGGATCGATCCGGTCACCGGGACGCCGGGCGGCGCGAGCTCTCGCGGAGGATCGATTCGGTCACCGAGGTGCGCGGCGCCGGACCGCCGCCGCCGGGGATCTTCGTCGTCGAGGCCCGCTCCACGCGGCTCCGCACGAGTCCCCAGAAGGGGACCGTCGCCGAGCGCCAGAGGACGGTCCGTTCCGATTCCACCCGCTCCGCCTGGATCCCGCCGATCGTGACGGGCCGGACGACGGAGTCGATCGTCTCGCTCTTGTCGCAGGAGAAGAAACCGGCCGGCGTCTCGACGCTCTCCTCGCCGAGGAGGCGTTCCTCTCCCCCCTCGCGCGAGCGGATGAAGATCCGGTCGATGTCGAGATCCTCGATCTCCTCCTCCGCCGGCTCGCGGAAGGGCTCGAGGCCGTCGCGCACGAGGATCTCCCTGACGCATCCGCCGAACTCCTCCGGCGAGAAGATCCCGCGCACCCGGTCGTCGAGCCGCAGCCTGACCGTGAAGGTCTCCTCGTCGGTCCGCGGCCACGGCGACGAGGCGACCTCGAGCAGGACCTTGCCCCCGGCGTGCTCGATGACGGCGAGATCGACGAGCGAGGTGTCGGCCACGCCGAAGGCCTCGGAAACGATGAAATAGGAGACGCGCGCCCCCGGCTCGAAATCGACCGCGGCCAGCGAGACGCCCGGCACGAGGAAATCGATCGAGCCGGCCGCCGCGGCGCCCGCGGCGAGCAGAACAACGGCGAGCGGCCCGGCGGCCGCGCGCAGCCTCACGGCCGCGCCTCCGCCCGGAGCGTATCGGGCCGGGAGGGACCGTGCCCCCCGCGGCTCCAGTAGGTCTCGAAATCGAAGTCGGGGCTGTACGCGTCGGTATGGCAGGCGCGGCAGGATGTGCGCGCCGCCTCCACGTACGCCCCGTCGCGCGTGTGGCGCGTCCCCGCGCCGTGGCACGCCTCGCACTGGACGCCGCGCAGCGTGTAATCGCGGTTGGCTTCCGCGACAGGATCGTAGCCGCTGAAACGCCCGTAGCCGGTGGTGTGGCAGGCGAGACACTTCGGCTGCCCCTCGACGCCCTGCAGCTCGAGCGTATGGAACGCCCGGAAGTGACGCCCCCCGATGAAGGGCGCGAGCAGGTCGGCATGGCAGCGCACGCAGGTCTCGTAGCCGATGTACCGCTCGCGGATCTTGCCGGTGACATCGTCGCGGGCCAGCAGGTCCTCGAGACGATGCTCGCGTCGTCGGCGCGCCTCGAGCGCGTAGAAGGCCCGCAGTGCGGCGGCCGTCTCCTCGTCGTCGGGGACGGAGGCGTCGAGGTGGACGAGCGCGGCGGAGACGCTCCCCGCATCGGGGCGGAAGGAGACCCTGCCCAGCGCCCGTCCGCGGTCGCCCGCCGAGAGCACCGGCACGCCGATCTCCTCGAAGGATCCGCCGGTCGTGTCGGCGCAGTCGTCGGCCGGTTGCCCGTCGCGCGAGACGTGCCCGCGGATCACGAGATCGATCCCGTCGAGCGAGGGCATCAAATCGACGAGACGCGAGCGCTCCATGTGAGCCAAAAGGATGACGACGTCGCAATCCCGCTCGTCGCGCAACGCGCGGATCGCCTTCCGCCCCGCCTCGACGGGGTCGCCGATCTCGACGAGACTCCCCGAGGGGGGATCGACGTCGAGGAGGGCGAACACGCCGACCGTCAAACCGTGGCTCTTCTTCACGACCCAGGGCGGGAAGACCGCCTCGCCCGCGGCGGTCAGGTTGGCGCAGATGACGGGAAGCCCCTCGTCGGCGTCCGCCTTGAGCGCGCGGAGCTCGTGCGCCAGCTCCCGCTCGCCGACCGCGACGGCGTCATACCCCCAGAGCCGCATCCGTTCGGCGATGAACCGGCTGCGGTACATGTTGAGGATCCCCGGCCGGCCGTAGAAATCGCCCGCCGAGAAAAGGAGGAGTTCCTCGTCGGATCTCCGCTCGTTCGCGATCGCGGTGGCCCGCCGGGCCACGCCGCCGAAGGCGTTGTCCCCTCACCCGGCCGGGCCGAGACGGCCCTGCACGTCGCTGGTGAAGAGGATCGTCAGCTCGCCGCGGCGGCTGTCGCACGCGCCCGCCGCGAGTGCGAGCAGAACGAGAGCGGCGCCGAGAATGCCGGTTCGCATGAGACGACTCCATCGTCGAAAGGATTGCATGCTCCAATATAGGAAAGGGGCGAAGACGGTTCAACATCTTCGCCCCCGTATATCGCGTATGCCTCCCTCACTTGGCGACGCGGCTCTTGAGAGCCTTGCCTGCCGTGAAGGCGGGGAACTTGGTCGCGGGGATGGTGATGGTCTCTCCCGTCTGCGGATTGCGACCCTTGCGCTTCTTGCGCTTGCGCGTCTGGAACGTGCCGAAACCGGTGATCTGCACCTTCCGTCCGGCGTCCAGCTCCGTCGCGACGATGCCCTGCCGGGGAGCCGTGCTGAAGATTGCGTCGACAACGGCACGGGAATCCTTCATCGTGAGACCCGTCTTCTTGGCGACCCTCTCGATCATCTCTGTCTTGTTCATCGTGTCACCTCCTTTTCCATGGAATGGCAATTCGTGATGACAGTAGCGACCGCCTCAGAATGCTGTCAACACTTTTGTACCGATTTCTTCCCGTCCGTCCAACATTTTTCGTCTCCCCGCCACCTCGGCGACGGAACGTTCCGGAGGCCGCCGGCCGACCCGCCGCCGCCCGGGACGCCGAACCCGGACGGTGCGCCCGGGCCGGGGGCGCGCGTCGATCAGAAGGAGAAGCCACCCTGCAGCCCGCGGTTGCCGCGCTCGTACATGATGTCCGGGTGGGCTTTTATGGCGATCTGGAAGTAGTAGCTCCAGTCGTCGCCGAAGCGGCGATGGATGAAACTCGCGCGCCAGCAGTGCAGGTCGCGGTCGATCGTGTACATCTGGCTCGTGAAGTTCCGCTCCTCCACGTCGTAGTACGCGCTGTAGCGGACCGCCCAGTTTTCGGTGAGCTGGACCTTGCCGGTGACGTCGAACTGGCTCGTGACGCGTTGGTAGTCGCCCATGCCGCTCCTGGAGAGGCTGTAGTTCAGGTTCATCGACCAGGAGCCCGGCTTGCCCGGCGTGACCGGCCCGGAGAGGTCGAGGTCGCGGAGCTCGTCGATGTCCCGGTCGGCGGCCGCGCTGTCCGGCGCGTCGGGCGCCGCGTCGCGCGCCGCGGCGATCTTCTCGACATCCCGTTTCTTCCAGCCGCCCGGGTAGGTGAAGGAGCCGCCGAGCGAGAGGCTCGATCCCAGCGAGATCGTCGTCGACGAGATCTTCCCCTCGTAGGGGTCGTAGGTGTTGCTCATGCGGAAGGTGGCGAGCCGGCCCAGCCCCGAGGAGAAGGAGCTGGAGACGTCCGAGAAGGGCCGCTCGGTGGCCTTCGGATTGTAGGAGCCGTTGACGTCCCAGTTGAAGAGCTTCTGCTTCCGCTCCTGCCCGCCGCGCAAGATCTTCATCTCGACGACGTTCCTCACCGAGTAGGAGACGCCCTGGCTCTCCCGCTGGTTCTCGGTCAGCTTCGGGGTGAAGGAATACGTGGCCGTCGGGTTGAACGTATGGCGGATCCCCACGAGGGGCCCGATCTTCGGGTAGAACGTGCCGTAGAGGGAGGTGCCGACGCCGGTGGCGAAGCGCATGGAGAACTCGTTGCGGTCGGCGCTCGAGACGACCGACGCCGGATCGACGTAGGCGGTGTCCACGCGGTCGTAGAGGGTCTCGAAGTACGACCAGCTCGTCGAGACCGACGGCGAGAGGTTGAGGAAGGACAGCTTGAGCTGGCGACCGAACGAAACCCCGGAGCTCGCCGTCAGCGTCGACTTCTCGCGCGCGTCGCTCTCGGTGACCTGCCGGGTCGCCTTCAGGTTGGGCGAGAAGGTGAAGCCGCCGAGAAAGCGCTCCCAGAGACCGCGCTGTCCCTCCGGGTGCTTCTCGCCGAACCACAGGCTCGTCCTCGGCAGGGTGAGCGAGAGGCTCGGCAGGGTCATGTTGAGGCTCGTCTGCGTCGGGGTCGTCACGTTGAGCGTCTGGTCGCGGCTCCCGGAGAGGGAGAGCCTCGTCTCCCCCCAGTTCTTCCGGAAGGTCGCGCTCGAGTAGATGCGGCGATCGACGAAGCGCTCGACGTCGTCCGCCTGGTGGAGCGACTGCTGCGCCCCGTCGCTCGAGACGAAGCGCAGGCTGCTGTTGAAGGAGGCCGTCTTCCCGAACGTCTGGTTGTGCGTCGAGCTCAGGGTCCACTGGTTGGAGTAGTCGTCGAGATCGCGCAGGTAGTTGAACCGGACGTTCCCGTCGAGGAGGTACCTGATCTTGTAGCGGTTGTCCACCTGGACGCGGAAGTTCTGGTACTCGTTGAAGTCGGTCGTCACCGTGAAATCGGTGTAGTCGTTCGTGGCCCAGTAGTAGCCGAGCCCGCGGATGAAGCGGCCGTCCCTGCTGTTGATGCCGATGTCGAAATTCGGCCGGAGCAGCCCGGAGTGCCGGTCGTGGCGGAGCGAGTTCGCCATGTACGGAAGGTAGAAGACCGGCATCTCGCCGATGTAGAGATAGATCGGCCCGGAGACGATCTTGTCGCGCAGGTAGACCTTCATCTTCGCCGCGCGCAGCGAGTAGTGGGGATGCTCGTGGTCGCACGTCGTGTAGACCGACCGGTAGACCTTGAGGACGTCCTGCCCCTCCTTGAAGATGTGCTCGCCCCGGTAGAAGCCCTCCTCGTAGCGCGTCGATCCGTCGACGACGACGCCCCCCTCCCCCTCCATGTCGTATCCCATCCGGTCGCCGTACATCTTCTGGTCGTCCTCGGTGAGGACGGGCTCCCCGGTGGCCTCGAGGACGTTCAGCCGCGAGTTGAAATCGATATGCGCCGCCTCGAGCGACTTGTTGCCGTAGTCGACGACCGCCCTCCCGTCGAGCTTCATGTCCTCGGTGTCGGCGAAGTACTCGATCAGGCGGCCGCTGTAGCGGACCTTGTCCGCGGCGAGCCGGAAGTTCCTCCAGGCGAGGGCCGAGTCGATCGCGGCGGCGGTGCTGTCGATCGTCTCACCGGGCCCGAGGGTGAGGAAATTGTAGACGCCCTTCGCGTTTCCCGAGATCCTGACGTAGGAGAGGTCGTCGCCACGGAACCGGAAGTACATCGTGTCGCCCTCGGCGAAATTGTTGGAGACCTTCCCCGCCTCCCCCTCGTAGGGGTAGTACATCGCCCGCGCGCCGCCGACGATCTGCACCGAGTCGACCGCCTCGTCGGTGAGATGGATGACGATCGAATCGCCCTCGATCCACGAGTCTTCCCGCCACGGCGAGTCCTCGCCCGGACGCTCGGTGAGCCGGCCCTTCGAGGGGATCACGATCCGGTGGACGTCGACGCTGTCGTAGTGCAGGACCATCCACTCGCCCCGCATCCCCGAACTCCCGCTCGTCGCCGAGGGCGATCCGTGCAGCTCGATGACGCCCTCGTCGTCCCGGACGGCGGCCGAATCGCACGAGGCGCGCGTCTCGCCCTTCTTGAGCATCACGTTGCCGACGGCGACGCCGACGTTCTCATCCACGAGGAAACGCATCCATTCGCTCGTCACGTTGCCCTGGTCGGTGGAATCGAGGTCGAAGGCGAGGACGGGGCGGTCGTCGACGACGGCCGAGTCGTCGTTGCGGTCGAACCGGGCGTGCCGGCCGGAGATCGAGTAGTTTTCGACCGGGTCCACGAGCACGACGCGCCCGGTGGCGTCGGCCAGCCCCGCGTCGCGGTCGTAGCGCACGCTGTCCGCGTACATCGTCCGGGAGGAATCGGCGATGACGACGTTCCCGACGAGGATGACGATGCGCAGCCTGCGGTCGTACCGGGCGCGGTCGGCGGTGATGTCCCAGCCGCGATCCTTCATCCGCACGTCCCCGTGGACGGCGAGGACGTTCTCGTCGCCGAAGTACTCGCCGCGCTGTCCCCACATCCGCATCGAGCCGTCGACGCCCTCGACGCCGTCGACGAGCACGATGTAGCGCCGTTCGGGGAAATGCTTGCCGCGGCCGCCGGTGATCGTCGTCGTCTGGTGATCGATTTGGACGCCCCCCTCGAGCAAAACGACCCGTTCGCCCTCCTCCTGGGTGAGGCGGACCTTGCCGGCGGAGACCTCGTAGAGCGCGGAATCGGCGGGAGCGGGGCGCGCGCGCGCGTTCGCCGCCGGCAAAGCCACGGCCATGAGGATCGCGATCGCGCAGGTTTTTCCGCTCGACATCACGTCCGGTGTTCCTCCCCCTCTCCGCTCACGCCCGGTCGGCCGCCAAAAGGGCGGCGCCGATGAACGCCGCGGCGTTGCCGAGCTCGGCGGGCACGATCCTGGCCGTCGCGAGAGCCTCGTTCATCGCGTGCTCGCGGAACGACCGGCGCGCCGGTTCGAGGATCAGCGTTCCCGCTCCCATGACGCCGCCCCCGAGGGCGATCGCATCGGGATCGAAGAGCTGGACGACGTTGGCGATCCCGACCCCGAGATACCGCCCCGTCTCCTCGAACACGCGCCGGGTCGCTTCGTCGCCGGCGGCGGCCGCCCCGGCGAGATCCTTCACCGAGAACGCGTCCCGGCCGGCGAGTTTGCCGCCGGGAAGGATGCGCCGCGCCCGATCGAGGATGGCGCCTGCGCCCACGTGCGCCTCGAGGCAACCGCGACAGCCGCAGGAGCACAGCGGCCCGTCGATGTCGATGATCGTGTGGCCGATCTCGCACGCCATGCCGCGCGCGCCCCGGTAGAGGGCGCCGTCCGCCACGAAACCGCCCCCGACGCCCGTGCCGAGCGCGATGCAGAAGAAATGGGAGGCGTCGCGGCCCGCCCCCTCCTTGTACTCCCCGTAGGCGGCGCAGTTCACGTCGTTCTCGACGAAGACGGGGCAGGAGAGCGCCTTTCCGAAAAGGGCGGCGATGGGCGTGTCGTTCCACGCGAGCATGTTCGGCGAATAGAGGAGCCGCCCCGAGCCGGCGTCGACGAGCCCCGCGCACCCGACGCCGGCCGCGTCGATCGCCGCCCCGGCGGCGGACTCCGCGACCCAGGCGGCCACCCGGGCGGCGGCGGGGCCGGGTCCCTCGTCGGCGCGCGTCGGCAGCGTCCCCCGCGCGCGCACCTCCCCCGCCGCCGACACAACGCCCACCTTGATGTCGGTGCCGCCGATGTCGATCCCCAGCAGCGTACGCATGCGATCTCCTCCCTCAGATATAAGCGACGGCCTCCTCGATCAGCACGTGCGAGCCGAGGAGGAGGATCGTGTCATCTTCCCGCGCGATCCGGCCGAGCCGGGCGAATGCGTCCCGCATGCCGCGCGCGTGCCGCACGCGCGCCCCCCCGCCCGTGTCGGGCCCGAACATCCCGGCGAGTTGGTCGGCGTTCGCGCCCCGGGGCCCGGGAAGGGGCACGAGGACGATCTCGCGCGCCGCCCCGCGCGCCGCGTGCGGGAACCGCCCGAGCTCCTTGTTCGACATGACGCCGAAGAGTATCACCGTTCGCCCGGGATCCGCCATGCCGCGGAGCGTCCGCAGCGAGGCCAGCAGCGATTGCTCGTTGTGCGACGCGTCGAGAACGAAGCGCGGCCGGCCGGACAGCACCTGGAACCGCGCGGGAAAGCGGGCAACCGCGAGTCCCTCCCTGATCGCCCGCGCGCCCGTCCGCGGGCGGAAGACCTCGACGGTCCGCACGGCGACGGCGGCGTTGCGCACCTGCGGATCGCCGATCATGCGGGTTTCGACGCGTCCGTAGCCGCGCACCGGCGTCTCGAGGAGGAAGGTCATCCCGTCGATACGGGACCTCGCCGACCAGGTGCGGGCCTCGATCCGCGCGTCGTGGAAGGGCGCGCCGAGCTCCAGGCAGCGCCGCGCCGCCTGCTCCCGCAGTTTCTTCGTCGGCAGCTCGGCGACGAGAGGGGCGCCCTGCCGGACGATCCCGAGCTTCTCGCCGAGAATCGCCCGCCTGGTCCGGCCGAGGTGCTCGCCGTGGTCCCGCGCGATCCCCGTGACGACGCAGACCGCCGGTTCGACGAGTTTCGTGGCGTCGAGCCGTCCGCCGAGTCCCACCTCGAAGACGGCCGCGTCGACCCCCTTTTCCCGGAACCAGAGCGCCGCCGCGGCGGTCAGCCCCTCGAAGAAGGTGAAGGGCGCCTCCCGGCGATGCGTCCCGAGGAGGCCGACGAGGCGGTCCAGCTCGGGCGAGGGGATCTCCGCGCCGTCGAGCCGGATGCGCTCGTTGACGCGGAAGAGGTGCGGCGAGTAGAAGGTGCCCGTGCGAAGGCCCGCCCGGCGCAGGATCGAGGTGATCCAGGTCGTGACCGAGCCCTTGCCGTTGGTGCCGGCGACGAGGATGGAGGGAAAGGCCCGCTGCGGGGAGCCGACGAGCTCGAACAGCGCGGCGACGTTCTCGAGACCGAGCTTCATGCGAGTCGGCTGCAGCGAGAACAGGTACTCGATGTGCGGAAACAACCGCCTGCTATCGGACGATCGAGATGGTATCGCGGTCATCTTCGCGGCTCTGCTCCTCCACATTCGCCGCCGAGCGGGAGAGGCTGTCGAGTACGAATCCGACCGTCTCCTTGATCTCCCGACGGCTGCAGATCATGTCGATCATGCCGTGCTCGAGCAGGAACTCCGACCGCTGGAAACCCTCCGGCAGCTCCTCGCCGACCGTCTCCTTGATGACGCGCGGCCCGGCGAACCCGATGAGCGCCCGCGGCTCCGCGATGATGATGTCCCCCTGGAAGGCGAACGAGGCGGCGACGCCGCCCGTCGTCGGATCGGTGAGGATCGAGATGTACGGGATGCCGGCCCGCGACAGCCGCGCGATCGCGGCCGACGTCTTCGCCATCTGCATGAGGGAGAGGATCGATTCCTGCATCCGCGCCCCGCCGGAGGCGTTCAGGACGAGGAAGGGCAGTTGCTCGTCGATGGCGCGCCTCGCCAGGCGCGCGATCTTCTCGCCGACCACCGATCCCATGCTCCCCCCCATGAACCGGAAGTCCATGACGGCGAGGGCGACGGCGCGGTCGTTCATCCGGGCCGTCCCGGTGATGACGGCGTCGTTCCGCCCGGTCTTCTTGCGCGCCGCGCGCACCCGGTCGCGGTACCGCTTGCTGTCCCTGAAATCGAGGGGGTCCCCCGAAACGAGCCCGCGGTCGATCTCGATGAAGGTCCCGCGGTCGGCGAGAAGATCGATGTACTCCTCCGCCGTGATGCGGAAGTGGTGGTCGCACGAACGGCAGACGGATTGCTGCCGCTCCAGCTCCTTGCGATACAGGATCTCGCCGCAGGAGGGACACTTCTCCCAGAGCCCGTCGGGCATGTCGCGTTTCTTCAGGGTCGTGATCCCCTGTTTCGCACGTTTCAGCCAGTTCATGCCCGGCTCACCCCCTGGAGTGGACGCGCGGCCACGCGCGGCCGCGCCCCGCGCTTAACATAGCACCTGCCCGGAGAGGCGACCAGTGTTTTCCGGCCCCCCTGCCCGGACCCATCATTCCACGATACGGCCGACGACGCCAGAATTATCTGGCGGCGATGCGGGAAACGACCCGGAGGAGCTCCGCGGCCCCGTTCCGCCCGGCGCGCAGCACGTCGCCGTGATCCGTTTCCTCGCCCGACACGTTCGCCGTGAAATTGGTGATCCGGCCGAGACAGGCGGCACGCAGGCCGCGCCGCCGGGCGGCGAGAAGCTCGGGCAACGCCGACATCGTCGCCGCGTCGGCGCCGATCGCCGCCGCCGCGCGCGCCTCGGCGGGCGTCTCGTACGCGGGGCCGGTCGTCCAGCAGAGGACGCCGGAGCTGACCGGCACGCCGGCCGCGTCCGCCGCCTCGGCCACCTCGCGCCGGAACCCGGGGCAGATGATCGGTTCGCCGCCGCGGTCTCCCGCGACGGCGCCGCCGAACGGGAAGAAGACGACGTCCGTGGCGAGCAGCCACGATCCGGGGGGCAGCCCGCGGCGCAGACTCCCCGCCGCCTGCGTGAGCAGGACGCGCCGGCAGCCGAAGAAGGCCGCCGCCTCGACGACGCTTTCGGCGGCGTTTGGTGCGCGCCCCTCGTACCGGTGGACGCGTCCCGAGAAGAAGAGGACCCGGCGGCCGCCGATCCTGAGGAGAAGGATCTCGCCCGCGTGCCCCTCGACGGCCGGCTCCTCGAGCCCCGGCACGTCGGCGTAGGAGAGCGTTTGCTCGATCTCGACCGCGTCGGCGGGCGGGGCGAGGCCGGAGCCGAGGACGACGGCGAGCTCCGCCCGGCCCTGCATCCTTCCCATCGACGTCCGCTCAGTCATCGAGGATCCTCTCCATCAGCACGGCGTCCTCTCCCGTCTCCCGGTAGTACCCCGGGCGCTCGCCGACCGTCCTGAACCCGTGCTTCTCGTAGAAGCGGCGCGCGGGATCGTTGCCGCGGCGCACCTCGAGCATCACGATGCGGCCGCCTGCCGGGCGCCCTTCCTCGATCACCGCCTCGAGCAGCGCCGTTCCCGCGCCGGCGCGGCGGTTCCGGGGATCGACGGCGATCGAGAGCAGATGTATCTCGTCGCAGATCGCCCACGCGGCCGCGTACCCCGTCACGAGCCCGCCGGAGACGCAGACTACGTTGATCGAGAAGGCGCCCTGGGAGAGCTGATCGAGGAACATCCCCCTCGTCCACGGCACGGGGAAGCTCTCCCGCTCGATCTCGAGGAGGCGCGGCAGGTCGTCGCGCGTCATGCGCCTGATGAGGCAGTCGCTCACGGCCGGCCGTCCCCGCCTGGCCGGAGCGGCGCGTGCCGGGGCAGCCTGGCGTCCGGCGGCCGGATGTAGACGGGCTCGAGCGCCGCGAGCTCCCCGTAGGGCACGGGGGGGCGCTCCGCGGCGAGCGCGGCGAGCAGGGCCGCCGACGGCACGGCCCACCGCGGGCCGGCGAACGCGGTGCCCGGTGGCAGGGCGGCGCGGAGCTGGTCGGCGTAGCGCACGGCCCCCGACCCGCAGAGGACGACGGGCCCCGCGATCCCCGAGGCGGCGAGAAGGGCGGAAACGTCCTCCGGGGACGCGGCGCACGGATCGAGAAGGGAGGCCGGCGTTCCCGCCGCGGTGTCGTATGCGGCGGCGTAGACCTCGCCACGCCGCGCGTCTATCAGCGGCACGACGGGAACCGGCGCGAAGGGGATCGCCGCGGCGAGGAGTTCGAGGCTCCCGACGGCGGCCACGGGGCGCCGCCTGATCGCGGCGAAGGCCTTGACCGTGGCGAGCCCGATCCTGAGGCCGGTGAAGGATCCCGGCCCCGAGACGACGGCGAAGAGGTCGATGCCGGGGATCGTTCGCTTCGACGCGCAAAGACAGGCGTCGATCGCCGGCATGAGCGTCGCCGAATGGGTCTCGCTCGCGTCGAAGACGATCTCGCCGGCGATCTCACCGTCCGCGACGACGGCGACGCTGCCGGTCGGATGCGAGGTGTCGAGAGCGAGAATCCACGTCCCGCCGGTCATGACGCCCCCTCCTCGATCGCATCGAGCAGATCCGCGGGCGCGTCGATCGAGATCGCGCGCGATCGCTCGCCGGTCACCGCGACGATCACGCGGACGTCGAAGGAGAATGCGCCGTCGGGAAGACGGTCCCCCCATTCGACGACGACGACGTTCCTGCCGTCGACGACGTCGAAGAGGCCGATCCGTTCGACCTCGTCGTACTCCTCGAGCCGGTAGAGGTCGAAGTGTTTCACGGGAAGCTCCCCCTCGTACTCCTCGACGAGGATGAAGGTGGGGCTCAGCACCTCGTCGGCGACCCCGAGCCCCGCGCAGATCCCCTTCATCAGCAG
Coding sequences:
- a CDS encoding T9SS type A sorting domain-containing protein, which produces MKRLSSIIPIVLCIVLPAVAVAGVFSDRGLEPVVVIVENGDADLFARVRAILEREGAGIQLFPPSAALAHAPAGIESAFAGLPVRVERTPEGLAGAGLDAITHRLLAGRLAPPASAAPLDIDPDYVRRMLSNDIRRPDPAEIARFDPKIAGPNRLSAGEMRSRAPDQNSEFLIGSVVVNVIFAESDGPIENWTDQEIADALLAISNGLDDYQQKANWAGGVEFTILYADYVRAGTTWEPIVQGNMGDDHIWIGEVFASLGMDPMYGAYGNAHLLNEATRNAHGTDWAFTAVVVDASTSGCWQHEQANYVAYSYLGGPYLLVPYPACRFGSGDGFSHVFDHEMGHTFWALDEYEMQFGNCGQPGGYLAIANNNAHSCYDNPLSEQLPCIMNNRPITRPLPICMYTAGQIGLWDENENSIVDLYEIAPTVQYLDIPGIPKDTIYTGNYVVAARAWNDPVENENPEDWEGRGVLRLHYAPRLARGWYWINNGITEDLNPSDRAWDESREEFGFLFEGLEPGYNTLNIRVENHVGLRGEATEEIYYIGLRYYQVAVNVDLGFHEITWKTAEETFGASFDLFRRDLTAGGGEELLATITESASVGGGRRHFVHVDDDIEPGHEYFYRVVGSFELDIDGEHREFEYSTDEFGATAMMPLADHLASHIVPNPTPGRTSFTVNVPRTFHDPTNNTTRVVPDGGISYARAATELRTHVDIGVYDVTGRRIATVYDMLRFGGPMTIAWDGIDRNGRPVTPGVYFMRIKAGNEETTRKLVILR
- a CDS encoding HU family DNA-binding protein — protein: MNKTEMIERVAKKTGLTMKDSRAVVDAIFSTAPRQGIVATELDAGRKVQITGFGTFQTRKRKKRKGRNPQTGETITIPATKFPAFTAGKALKSRVAK
- a CDS encoding ROK family protein translates to MRTLLGIDIGGTDIKVGVVSAAGEVRARGTLPTRADEGPGPAAARVAAWVAESAAGAAIDAAGVGCAGLVDAGSGRLLYSPNMLAWNDTPIAALFGKALSCPVFVENDVNCAAYGEYKEGAGRDASHFFCIALGTGVGGGFVADGALYRGARGMACEIGHTIIDIDGPLCSCGCRGCLEAHVGAGAILDRARRILPGGKLAGRDAFSVKDLAGAAAAGDEATRRVFEETGRYLGVGIANVVQLFDPDAIALGGGVMGAGTLILEPARRSFREHAMNEALATARIVPAELGNAAAFIGAALLAADRA
- a CDS encoding acetyl-CoA carboxylase carboxyltransferase subunit beta, with the translated sequence MNWLKRAKQGITTLKKRDMPDGLWEKCPSCGEILYRKELERQQSVCRSCDHHFRITAEEYIDLLADRGTFIEIDRGLVSGDPLDFRDSKRYRDRVRAARKKTGRNDAVITGTARMNDRAVALAVMDFRFMGGSMGSVVGEKIARLARRAIDEQLPFLVLNASGGARMQESILSLMQMAKTSAAIARLSRAGIPYISILTDPTTGGVAASFAFQGDIIIAEPRALIGFAGPRVIKETVGEELPEGFQRSEFLLEHGMIDMICSRREIKETVGFVLDSLSRSAANVEEQSREDDRDTISIVR
- a CDS encoding purine-nucleoside phosphorylase is translated as MTERTSMGRMQGRAELAVVLGSGLAPPADAVEIEQTLSYADVPGLEEPAVEGHAGEILLLRIGGRRVLFFSGRVHRYEGRAPNAAESVVEAAAFFGCRRVLLTQAAGSLRRGLPPGSWLLATDVVFFPFGGAVAGDRGGEPIICPGFRREVAEAADAAGVPVSSGVLCWTTGPAYETPAEARAAAAIGADAATMSALPELLAARRRGLRAACLGRITNFTANVSGEETDHGDVLRAGRNGAAELLRVVSRIAAR
- the rimI gene encoding ribosomal protein S18-alanine N-acetyltransferase codes for the protein MSDCLIRRMTRDDLPRLLEIERESFPVPWTRGMFLDQLSQGAFSINVVCVSGGLVTGYAAAWAICDEIHLLSIAVDPRNRRAGAGTALLEAVIEEGRPAGGRIVMLEVRRGNDPARRFYEKHGFRTVGERPGYYRETGEDAVLMERILDD
- the tsaB gene encoding tRNA (adenosine(37)-N6)-threonylcarbamoyltransferase complex dimerization subunit type 1 TsaB codes for the protein MTGGTWILALDTSHPTGSVAVVADGEIAGEIVFDASETHSATLMPAIDACLCASKRTIPGIDLFAVVSGPGSFTGLRIGLATVKAFAAIRRRPVAAVGSLELLAAAIPFAPVPVVPLIDARRGEVYAAAYDTAAGTPASLLDPCAASPEDVSALLAASGIAGPVVLCGSGAVRYADQLRAALPPGTAFAGPRWAVPSAALLAALAAERPPVPYGELAALEPVYIRPPDARLPRHAPLRPGGDGRP